Sequence from the Streptomyces sp. R33 genome:
GTGTACGGCATCCAGGATCTCCTGGGGTACGACGGGCTCGACGGGCTCCCCGGCCGGCCGTCCGGTGTCGAGTCGCGGGGCGGCTCCGCCCGGCTCCCACGACGCCGCCAGCTCGGCCACGACGCGCAGGAGCAGGTCCGCGATGACCGGCAGCGTGCCGGCGCCGCCGTGCGCGGCCAGTCGGCACAGTGCCGCCACCGGCCCGTCCGGATCCAGATGGGAACTCAGGAGGGCGAGTTCCTGCTCGTCCGGACCACCGAGATCCGCCGCGATGCGGGTCGGCAGATCGGCGGGATCGAGACGGACGAGGAGGGCACGTCGCTGTGACGGGTCGTCGGTCAGATGCCACAGCACCTCGAGGGCGCGGCTGCGCACCGCGCGCAGATGCGGCGCGATCACGCCCGCGCTCTCCGCCGCGGCGAGACCGAGCCCTTCCCTCAGTGCCGTCGCCGTCCGGTGACCGCCGATGGCCTCCAGAGCATTCAGGGCCGCTGCCGGAGCGGAGGGCAGGAGAGCGATCACGGCGTCTTCGGCATCCGCGTGGCGCAAGGCGCGGATCGCGTCGAGAAAGGGCCCTGGCACGGGAGCCGAGGGAAGAACCCGTGTGATCGCGTCCCCGATCGGCAGCTCCCCCGTCCCCTGTCCGGCCAGGGCGACCAGCAGCGTGAGCCGCCGCGGCCAGCTCGGATCGTCGGCGTCCGCATCCACCAGTACGCGCAGCACCACCTGTCGGCAGGTGTACAGGATCGTCGCGACCTCGTGGGGCGGGACGGAGTGATCGGCCAGCGCCAGGCCGATGATGGACGGGACGTGCGGACCGTCCGGGAAGTGCCCCCGCCGGTGGAGCCCGCGCAGGCACGTCACCGCGGGCCCGCCGAACAGCAGGGGGTCCCGTGCGGCGATGGCCGTCAGCGCGCCGATGTCCCCGCGGTCCGCCAGGTCACCGAGCAGTTCCATCCCGCGCCGGCGAAGACCCGGCGGCAGATCCGGATCGTCGACGACCTGCCGCAGCAGGCCTGCGTGCCCGTGACGGACGGCAGCCGCGATGGCGGCATCGGCCACCTCGGGCCGCGTGATCACCGAGTCGGCAGCGAGAAAGGGAGACAGGAGCCGCTGCGGCAGGGGATCCAACGCCGCCCACGGCTCGGCGAGTTCCCCCAGTACGTCGGCGACGACGGCCGCGCTGCCGGCACCGAGCAGGCGGATCGCACACGCGCGAACCAGTGCGGGAGCCAGCAGACCGGCATGCAGCCCCTGCCGGGCCAGCTGCAGCGCCGCGGCCTGCAACACCGGGTCACCGCTGTCGGCCAGTTCGTTCACCAGTTGCCCGGGCCGGTGCGCGCAGGTGACGGTCATTTCCCGCACGGCCTGGTACAGCAGTTCGCCCCGGGGTTCCTTCCGGATCAACGTCGGTTCGTTGATCAGCTCAGCACGCAGCCAGGCGATCTGCACCCGCGCCGGCAGCCCGGCCGAACGCCACGACGGCCGGCGGAGCCCCTGGCGATACGGGCCCAGTCGTTCATGGAGCCGCGCCAGGACGAGCGCCGCCTCCGGCGGTCCCTCCACCGATTCCGGCAGCAGCCCCGCGAGTTCGGCCGTCTCGGGCTCGTCACCCGTCCGGCACGACGTGACCCGCTCGCTCAGAAGGACCAGGCCCAGATGCCGAATGCGGGGATCGTCGTGCCGGATGAGGCGTTCGAAGACGGCCGGCGGGCAGAGCTGCGCGTCAACATGGCCGGCCAGCCAGCCGACGTCAGCTCGGCGCACCGCATCGTGGAAGGGCTTGTCTGCCGGCGTGATCATCATCGGATGCTAATGCGGACGTCCCCCGCACCACCAGCAGGTGATCTGCGGCAGCCGGCAGAGCGGCGCTCCCGCGCTCTTGACCGGGACGCGTCAAGGGGGTTCACTCCCGCTCACGCTCAGGTCTGGACCAGCGCTCGAATCGAGGCCCCCCATGTCCATACCCTTACGCAGACGCGGATCGACGCTGGCAGCGCTTGTCGGCAGCTCCTTGGCACTTGTTCTCGGCTGGGGTCCGGCCACCTCGGCCGTCACGCCCGTCATGCCCGTCACGCCCGTCACCCGGGCGGCAGCCGTCGACGCCGTCACCTTCGAGGACGACTTCGACGGCCCGGGCGGGGCCGCCGTGGACACCGGGAAGTGGCAGATCGAGACCGGGGACAACGTCAACAACCACGAGCGGCAGTGGTACACGCCGGGCGCCGCCAACGCCGCGCTCGACGGCCGGGGCAACCTGGTGATCACCGCCCGCCGCGAGAATCCCGGCAACTACCAGTGCTGGTACGGCCGGTGCGAGTACACCTCCGCGCGCTTGAACACCGCCGGCCGGTTCACCCAGGCGTACGGGCACGTCGAGACCCGGATGAAGGTACCGCGCGGGCAGGGCATGTGGCCCGCCTTCTGGATGCTCGGCCATGACATCGGCCAGGTCGGCTGGCCGAACAGCGGTGAGATCGACGTCATGGAGAACGTCGGGTACGAGCCGTCGACCGTGCACGGCACCGTCCACGGGCCCGGGTACTCGGGCGGCGGGGGCATCGGGGCTGCGTACACGCTGTCCGGCGGTCGTGCCTTCGCCGACGACTTCCGCACCTTCGCCGTGGACTGGGCGCCGGGCTCGATCACCTGGTCCGTGGACGGGCAGGTCTACCAGCGCCGGACCCCCGCCGACCTCGGCGGCCGGCGGTGGGTCTTCGACAAGCCGTTCTTCCTCATCCTCAACCTCGCGGTGGGCGGCGACTGGCCGGGGAACCCGGACGGTTCGACGCAGTTCCCCAACCAGCTCGTGGTCGATTACGTGCGCGTCACCACCTCCGATGGCGGCGGCGGGCGTACCGGAACCTTCGTCGGGCTGGCCGGCAAGTGCCTGGACGTGGCCGGCTCGCAGACCGCCAACGGCACCCAGGTCCAGCTCTACACCTGCAACGGCACGGGCGCCCAGCGGTGGACGCTGCCGGGCGACGGCACCGTCCGGGCGCTCGGCAAGTGCCTGGACGTCAACGCGGCCTCCACGGAACCCGGCGCCAAGGTCCAGCTGTGGGACTGCAACGGCTCCGGCGCCCAGCGCTTCGACCACAACGCCACCACCCGGGACCTGGTGAACGTCCAGGCCGACAAGTGCGTGGACGTCCGCGAGCAGAACCCGGCCGATGCGACCCCGGTCCAGAGCTGGTGGTGCAGCGGCAATCCCAACCAGAAGTGGACTTTCACCGGCTGAGCACGGTCACCAGGGGCGGAGCAGCTCGCGGAGGGCGTCGGTGTCTCCCAGCAGGGCGTCCGTGTCGCCGTCCGTGAGGGACGGGTCCGCCATCGGGCGCAGGGCGGGGTCCC
This genomic interval carries:
- a CDS encoding family 16 glycosylhydrolase → MSIPLRRRGSTLAALVGSSLALVLGWGPATSAVTPVMPVTPVTRAAAVDAVTFEDDFDGPGGAAVDTGKWQIETGDNVNNHERQWYTPGAANAALDGRGNLVITARRENPGNYQCWYGRCEYTSARLNTAGRFTQAYGHVETRMKVPRGQGMWPAFWMLGHDIGQVGWPNSGEIDVMENVGYEPSTVHGTVHGPGYSGGGGIGAAYTLSGGRAFADDFRTFAVDWAPGSITWSVDGQVYQRRTPADLGGRRWVFDKPFFLILNLAVGGDWPGNPDGSTQFPNQLVVDYVRVTTSDGGGGRTGTFVGLAGKCLDVAGSQTANGTQVQLYTCNGTGAQRWTLPGDGTVRALGKCLDVNAASTEPGAKVQLWDCNGSGAQRFDHNATTRDLVNVQADKCVDVREQNPADATPVQSWWCSGNPNQKWTFTG